A genome region from Macaca nemestrina isolate mMacNem1 chromosome 15, mMacNem.hap1, whole genome shotgun sequence includes the following:
- the LOC105496363 gene encoding phosphatidate phosphatase LPIN3 isoform X2 has protein sequence MNYVGQLAETVFGTVKELYRGLNPATLSGSIDVLVVKQVDGSFRCSPFHVRFGKLGVLRSREKVVDIEINGEPVDLHMKLGDSGEAFFVQELESDEEHVPPGLCTSPIPWGGLSGFPSDSQVGNASEPEGLVMAGTASIGRRKRRRRRKPKQKEDAVATDSSSEELEAGAESELSLPEKPRPEPPGSVQLEEKSSPQPKDIYPYSDGEWSPQASLSAGELTSPKSDSELEVRTPEPSPLRAESHMQWAWGRLPKVARGERPESSMVLEGRTEATSPPRGGPSTPSTSVAGSVDPSGPLIQQTEAGADLHPDTEDPTLVGPPLHTPETEETNTQSSGDMGLPPASKSWSWATLEGPVPTGQPERVSRGKGSPKRSQHLGPSDIYLDDLPSLDSENAALYFPQSDSGLGARRWSEPSSQKSLRDPNPEHEPEPTLDTVDTIALSLCGGLADSRDISLEKFSQHSVSYQDLTKNPGLLDDPNLVVKINGKHYNWAVAAPMILSLQAFQKNLPKSTMDKLEKEKMPRKGGRWWFSWRRRDFLAEERSAQREKTAAKEQQGEKTDVLSSDDDAPDSPVILEIPSLPPSTPPSTPTYKKSLRLSSDQIRRLNLQEGANDVVFSVTTQYQGTCRCKATIYLWKWDDKVVISDIDGTITKSDALGHILPQLGKDWTHQGITSLYHKIHLNGYKFLYCSARAIGMADLTKGYLQWVSEGGCSLPTGPILLSPSSLFSALHREVIEKKPEVFKVACLSDIQQLFLPHGQPFYAAFGNRPNDVFAYRQVGLPESRIFTVNPQGELIQELMKNHKSTYERLGEVVELLFPPVARGPSTDLANPEYSNFCYWREPLPTVDLDTLD, from the exons ATGAACTACGTCGGGCAGCTGGCAGAGACGGTGTTTGGGACGGTGAAGGAGCTGTACCGGGGCCTGAACCCAGCCACGCTGAGCGGCAGCATTGACGTGCTGGTGGTGAAGCAGGTGGACGGCTCGTTCCGGTGCTCACCCTTCCACGTGCGTTTTGGCAAGCTGGGCGTCCTGCGGTCACGGGAGAAGGTG GTAGACATTGAGATCAATGGGGAGCCCGTGGACTTGCACATGAAGCTCGGCGACAGCGGGGAGGCCTTCTTCGTTCAGGAGCTGGAGAGCGATGAG GAACACGTGCCTCCCGGCCTGTGCACCTCACCCATCCCTTGGGGGGGTCTGTCTGGCTTCCCCTCAGACTCCCAGGTGGGCAATGCCAGTGAGCCTGAGGGCCTCGTCATGGCAGGCACAGCCTCCATTGGGCGGAGGAAGAGGCGTCGCAGGAGGAAGCCCAAGCAGAAGGAGGATGCAGTGGCAACTGATTCTAGTTCGGAGGAACTGGAGGCAGGCGCTGAGAGTGAGCTGTCCCTGCCGGAAAAGCCGAGGCCAGAGCCCCCAGG CAGTGTCCAGTTGGAAGAGAAGTCTTCACCGCAGCCCAAAGACATCTACCCCTACTCGGATGGCGAGTGGTCCCCCCAGGCCAG CCTCTCAGCAGGTGAGCTAACATCCCCTAAGAGCGACTCGGAGCTGGAGGTGCGGACCCCGGAGCCCAGTCCCCTGAGAGCCGAGTCCCACATGCAGTGGGCCTGGGGGAGGCTGCCTAAG GTGGCCAGAGGTGAGCGGCCCGAGTCCTCAATGGTCCTTGAAGGCAGAACTGAGGCAACCTCTCCTCCTCGGGGAGGACCCAGCACTCCCTCTACCTCTGTGGCTGGCAGCGTGGACCCTTCGGGACCCCTAATCCAGCAAACAGAGGCTGGTGCCGACCTTCATCCTGACACAGAGGATCCCACTCTAGTGGGTCCCCCTCTCCACACCCCAGAGACAGAGGAAACCAACACTCAGAGCTCTGGGGACATgggcctccctcctgcctccaagTCATGGAGCTGGGCCACTCTGGAGGGTCCAGTTCCCACTGGGCAGCCAGAAAGGGTCTCCAGGGGGAAAG GCTCCCCAAAGAGAAGCCAGCACCTGGGCCCCAGTGACATCTACCTGGACGACTTGCCCTCCCTGGACTCTGAGAATGCAGCGCTTTACTTCCCCCAGAG TGACTCTGGGCTGGGGGCCAGAAGATGGAGTGAACCCAGCAGTCAGAAGTCCCTGAGGGACCCCAACCCTGAACATGAACCTGAACCCACTCTGGACACAGTAGATACAATAGCACTGTCCCTCTGTGGTGGACTGGCTGACAGCCGGGACATCTCCCTAG AGAAATTCAGCCAGCACAGCGTCTCCTACCAGGACCTCACCAAAAACCCCGGACTTTTAGATGACCCAAACCTAGTGGTGAAAATCAATGGGAA GCATTATAACTGGGCTGTGGCTGCCCCCATGATCCTCTCCCTGCAAGCCTTCCAGaaaaacttgcccaag AGCACCATGGACAAGCTGGAGAAGGAGAAGATGCCCCGGAAGGGTGGGCGATGGTGGTTTTCCTGGCGACGCAGGGACTTCCTGGCCGAGGAG CGCAGTGCCCAGAGGGAGAAGACTGCAGCCAAGGAGCAGCAGGG ggagaagacagatgTCCTGAGCAGTGATGACGACGCCCCAGACAGCCCTGTGATCCTCGAGATCCCCTCCTTGCCACCCTCCACTCCACCCTCCACTCCCACCTACAAGAAGTCCCTCCGCCTTTCCTCCGATCAGATT CGGCGCCTGAACCTGCAAGAAGGTGCCAATGATGTGGTGTTCAGTGTGACCACTCAGTACCAGGGCACCTGCCGCTGCAAGGCCACCATCTACCTGTGGAAATGGGACGACAAGGTGGTCATCTCTGACATCGACGGCACCATCACCAA GTCGGACGCTCTGGGTCATATCCTGCCCCAGCTGGGGAAAGACTGGACACACCAGGGCATCACCAGTCTCTATCACAAAATCCACCT AAATGGGTACAAGTTCCTGTACTGCTCGGCGCGGGCCATTGGCATGGCGGACCTCACCAAGGGGTACCTGCAGTGGGTGAGCGAGGGGGGCTGTAGCCTCCCCACGGGCCCCATCCTTCTGTCTCCTAGCAGCCTCTTCTCTGCCCTCCACAG AGAGGTGATTGAGAAGAAACCAGAGGTGTTCAAGGTCGCCTGCCTGAGTGACATCCAGCAGCTGTTTCTGCCCCATGGACAGCCCTTCTATGCTGCCTTTGGGAACAGGCCCAAT GATGTCTTTGCCTACCGGCAGGTGGGCCTACCTGAGTCACGCATCTTCACAGTCAATCCCCAGGGAGAGCTCATCCAGGAGCTCATG
- the LOC105496363 gene encoding phosphatidate phosphatase LPIN3 isoform X1: protein MTPVQPAPQGSCEDEMSHTHGTLWSLSLVMAFRSTRQPAPAMNYVGQLAETVFGTVKELYRGLNPATLSGSIDVLVVKQVDGSFRCSPFHVRFGKLGVLRSREKVVDIEINGEPVDLHMKLGDSGEAFFVQELESDEEHVPPGLCTSPIPWGGLSGFPSDSQVGNASEPEGLVMAGTASIGRRKRRRRRKPKQKEDAVATDSSSEELEAGAESELSLPEKPRPEPPGSVQLEEKSSPQPKDIYPYSDGEWSPQASLSAGELTSPKSDSELEVRTPEPSPLRAESHMQWAWGRLPKVARGERPESSMVLEGRTEATSPPRGGPSTPSTSVAGSVDPSGPLIQQTEAGADLHPDTEDPTLVGPPLHTPETEETNTQSSGDMGLPPASKSWSWATLEGPVPTGQPERVSRGKGSPKRSQHLGPSDIYLDDLPSLDSENAALYFPQSDSGLGARRWSEPSSQKSLRDPNPEHEPEPTLDTVDTIALSLCGGLADSRDISLEKFSQHSVSYQDLTKNPGLLDDPNLVVKINGKHYNWAVAAPMILSLQAFQKNLPKSTMDKLEKEKMPRKGGRWWFSWRRRDFLAEERSAQREKTAAKEQQGEKTDVLSSDDDAPDSPVILEIPSLPPSTPPSTPTYKKSLRLSSDQIRRLNLQEGANDVVFSVTTQYQGTCRCKATIYLWKWDDKVVISDIDGTITKSDALGHILPQLGKDWTHQGITSLYHKIHLNGYKFLYCSARAIGMADLTKGYLQWVSEGGCSLPTGPILLSPSSLFSALHREVIEKKPEVFKVACLSDIQQLFLPHGQPFYAAFGNRPNDVFAYRQVGLPESRIFTVNPQGELIQELMKNHKSTYERLGEVVELLFPPVARGPSTDLANPEYSNFCYWREPLPTVDLDTLD from the exons ATGACACCCGTTCAGCCAGCCCCACAGGGTtcttgtgaagatgaaatgagccATACCCACGGAACACTGTGGTCATTATCGTTAGTCATGGCATTTAGAAGCACGAGGCAACCAG CACCAGCCATGAACTACGTCGGGCAGCTGGCAGAGACGGTGTTTGGGACGGTGAAGGAGCTGTACCGGGGCCTGAACCCAGCCACGCTGAGCGGCAGCATTGACGTGCTGGTGGTGAAGCAGGTGGACGGCTCGTTCCGGTGCTCACCCTTCCACGTGCGTTTTGGCAAGCTGGGCGTCCTGCGGTCACGGGAGAAGGTG GTAGACATTGAGATCAATGGGGAGCCCGTGGACTTGCACATGAAGCTCGGCGACAGCGGGGAGGCCTTCTTCGTTCAGGAGCTGGAGAGCGATGAG GAACACGTGCCTCCCGGCCTGTGCACCTCACCCATCCCTTGGGGGGGTCTGTCTGGCTTCCCCTCAGACTCCCAGGTGGGCAATGCCAGTGAGCCTGAGGGCCTCGTCATGGCAGGCACAGCCTCCATTGGGCGGAGGAAGAGGCGTCGCAGGAGGAAGCCCAAGCAGAAGGAGGATGCAGTGGCAACTGATTCTAGTTCGGAGGAACTGGAGGCAGGCGCTGAGAGTGAGCTGTCCCTGCCGGAAAAGCCGAGGCCAGAGCCCCCAGG CAGTGTCCAGTTGGAAGAGAAGTCTTCACCGCAGCCCAAAGACATCTACCCCTACTCGGATGGCGAGTGGTCCCCCCAGGCCAG CCTCTCAGCAGGTGAGCTAACATCCCCTAAGAGCGACTCGGAGCTGGAGGTGCGGACCCCGGAGCCCAGTCCCCTGAGAGCCGAGTCCCACATGCAGTGGGCCTGGGGGAGGCTGCCTAAG GTGGCCAGAGGTGAGCGGCCCGAGTCCTCAATGGTCCTTGAAGGCAGAACTGAGGCAACCTCTCCTCCTCGGGGAGGACCCAGCACTCCCTCTACCTCTGTGGCTGGCAGCGTGGACCCTTCGGGACCCCTAATCCAGCAAACAGAGGCTGGTGCCGACCTTCATCCTGACACAGAGGATCCCACTCTAGTGGGTCCCCCTCTCCACACCCCAGAGACAGAGGAAACCAACACTCAGAGCTCTGGGGACATgggcctccctcctgcctccaagTCATGGAGCTGGGCCACTCTGGAGGGTCCAGTTCCCACTGGGCAGCCAGAAAGGGTCTCCAGGGGGAAAG GCTCCCCAAAGAGAAGCCAGCACCTGGGCCCCAGTGACATCTACCTGGACGACTTGCCCTCCCTGGACTCTGAGAATGCAGCGCTTTACTTCCCCCAGAG TGACTCTGGGCTGGGGGCCAGAAGATGGAGTGAACCCAGCAGTCAGAAGTCCCTGAGGGACCCCAACCCTGAACATGAACCTGAACCCACTCTGGACACAGTAGATACAATAGCACTGTCCCTCTGTGGTGGACTGGCTGACAGCCGGGACATCTCCCTAG AGAAATTCAGCCAGCACAGCGTCTCCTACCAGGACCTCACCAAAAACCCCGGACTTTTAGATGACCCAAACCTAGTGGTGAAAATCAATGGGAA GCATTATAACTGGGCTGTGGCTGCCCCCATGATCCTCTCCCTGCAAGCCTTCCAGaaaaacttgcccaag AGCACCATGGACAAGCTGGAGAAGGAGAAGATGCCCCGGAAGGGTGGGCGATGGTGGTTTTCCTGGCGACGCAGGGACTTCCTGGCCGAGGAG CGCAGTGCCCAGAGGGAGAAGACTGCAGCCAAGGAGCAGCAGGG ggagaagacagatgTCCTGAGCAGTGATGACGACGCCCCAGACAGCCCTGTGATCCTCGAGATCCCCTCCTTGCCACCCTCCACTCCACCCTCCACTCCCACCTACAAGAAGTCCCTCCGCCTTTCCTCCGATCAGATT CGGCGCCTGAACCTGCAAGAAGGTGCCAATGATGTGGTGTTCAGTGTGACCACTCAGTACCAGGGCACCTGCCGCTGCAAGGCCACCATCTACCTGTGGAAATGGGACGACAAGGTGGTCATCTCTGACATCGACGGCACCATCACCAA GTCGGACGCTCTGGGTCATATCCTGCCCCAGCTGGGGAAAGACTGGACACACCAGGGCATCACCAGTCTCTATCACAAAATCCACCT AAATGGGTACAAGTTCCTGTACTGCTCGGCGCGGGCCATTGGCATGGCGGACCTCACCAAGGGGTACCTGCAGTGGGTGAGCGAGGGGGGCTGTAGCCTCCCCACGGGCCCCATCCTTCTGTCTCCTAGCAGCCTCTTCTCTGCCCTCCACAG AGAGGTGATTGAGAAGAAACCAGAGGTGTTCAAGGTCGCCTGCCTGAGTGACATCCAGCAGCTGTTTCTGCCCCATGGACAGCCCTTCTATGCTGCCTTTGGGAACAGGCCCAAT GATGTCTTTGCCTACCGGCAGGTGGGCCTACCTGAGTCACGCATCTTCACAGTCAATCCCCAGGGAGAGCTCATCCAGGAGCTCATG
- the LOC105496363 gene encoding phosphatidate phosphatase LPIN3 isoform X3 has protein sequence MTPVQPAPQGSCEDEMSHTHGTLWSLSLVMAFRSTRQPAPAMNYVGQLAETVFGTVKELYRGLNPATLSGSIDVLVVKQVDGSFRCSPFHVRFGKLGVLRSREKVVDIEINGEPVDLHMKLGDSGEAFFVQELESDEEHVPPGLCTSPIPWGGLSGFPSDSQVGNASEPEGLVMAGTASIGRRKRRRRRKPKQKEDAVATDSSSEELEAGAESELSLPEKPRPEPPGSVQLEEKSSPQPKDIYPYSDGEWSPQASLSAGELTSPKSDSELEVRTPEPSPLRAESHMQWAWGRLPKVARGERPESSMVLEGRTEATSPPRGGPSTPSTSVAGSVDPSGPLIQQTEAGADLHPDTEDPTLVGPPLHTPETEETNTQSSGDMGLPPASKSWSWATLEGPVPTGQPERVSRGKGSPKRSQHLGPSDIYLDDLPSLDSENAALYFPQSDSGLGARRWSEPSSQKSLRDPNPEHEPEPTLDTVDTIALSLCGGLADSRDISLEKFSQHSVSYQDLTKNPGLLDDPNLVVKINGKHYNWAVAAPMILSLQAFQKNLPKSTMDKLEKEKMPRKGGRWWFSWRRRDFLAEERSAQREKTAAKEQQGEKTDVLSSDDDAPDSPVILEIPSLPPSTPPSTPTYKKSLRLSSDQIRRLNLQEGANDVVFSVTTQYQGTCRCKATIYLWKWDDKVVISDIDGTITKSDALGHILPQLGKDWTHQGITSLYHKIHLNGYKFLYCSARAIGMADLTKGYLQWRGD, from the exons ATGACACCCGTTCAGCCAGCCCCACAGGGTtcttgtgaagatgaaatgagccATACCCACGGAACACTGTGGTCATTATCGTTAGTCATGGCATTTAGAAGCACGAGGCAACCAG CACCAGCCATGAACTACGTCGGGCAGCTGGCAGAGACGGTGTTTGGGACGGTGAAGGAGCTGTACCGGGGCCTGAACCCAGCCACGCTGAGCGGCAGCATTGACGTGCTGGTGGTGAAGCAGGTGGACGGCTCGTTCCGGTGCTCACCCTTCCACGTGCGTTTTGGCAAGCTGGGCGTCCTGCGGTCACGGGAGAAGGTG GTAGACATTGAGATCAATGGGGAGCCCGTGGACTTGCACATGAAGCTCGGCGACAGCGGGGAGGCCTTCTTCGTTCAGGAGCTGGAGAGCGATGAG GAACACGTGCCTCCCGGCCTGTGCACCTCACCCATCCCTTGGGGGGGTCTGTCTGGCTTCCCCTCAGACTCCCAGGTGGGCAATGCCAGTGAGCCTGAGGGCCTCGTCATGGCAGGCACAGCCTCCATTGGGCGGAGGAAGAGGCGTCGCAGGAGGAAGCCCAAGCAGAAGGAGGATGCAGTGGCAACTGATTCTAGTTCGGAGGAACTGGAGGCAGGCGCTGAGAGTGAGCTGTCCCTGCCGGAAAAGCCGAGGCCAGAGCCCCCAGG CAGTGTCCAGTTGGAAGAGAAGTCTTCACCGCAGCCCAAAGACATCTACCCCTACTCGGATGGCGAGTGGTCCCCCCAGGCCAG CCTCTCAGCAGGTGAGCTAACATCCCCTAAGAGCGACTCGGAGCTGGAGGTGCGGACCCCGGAGCCCAGTCCCCTGAGAGCCGAGTCCCACATGCAGTGGGCCTGGGGGAGGCTGCCTAAG GTGGCCAGAGGTGAGCGGCCCGAGTCCTCAATGGTCCTTGAAGGCAGAACTGAGGCAACCTCTCCTCCTCGGGGAGGACCCAGCACTCCCTCTACCTCTGTGGCTGGCAGCGTGGACCCTTCGGGACCCCTAATCCAGCAAACAGAGGCTGGTGCCGACCTTCATCCTGACACAGAGGATCCCACTCTAGTGGGTCCCCCTCTCCACACCCCAGAGACAGAGGAAACCAACACTCAGAGCTCTGGGGACATgggcctccctcctgcctccaagTCATGGAGCTGGGCCACTCTGGAGGGTCCAGTTCCCACTGGGCAGCCAGAAAGGGTCTCCAGGGGGAAAG GCTCCCCAAAGAGAAGCCAGCACCTGGGCCCCAGTGACATCTACCTGGACGACTTGCCCTCCCTGGACTCTGAGAATGCAGCGCTTTACTTCCCCCAGAG TGACTCTGGGCTGGGGGCCAGAAGATGGAGTGAACCCAGCAGTCAGAAGTCCCTGAGGGACCCCAACCCTGAACATGAACCTGAACCCACTCTGGACACAGTAGATACAATAGCACTGTCCCTCTGTGGTGGACTGGCTGACAGCCGGGACATCTCCCTAG AGAAATTCAGCCAGCACAGCGTCTCCTACCAGGACCTCACCAAAAACCCCGGACTTTTAGATGACCCAAACCTAGTGGTGAAAATCAATGGGAA GCATTATAACTGGGCTGTGGCTGCCCCCATGATCCTCTCCCTGCAAGCCTTCCAGaaaaacttgcccaag AGCACCATGGACAAGCTGGAGAAGGAGAAGATGCCCCGGAAGGGTGGGCGATGGTGGTTTTCCTGGCGACGCAGGGACTTCCTGGCCGAGGAG CGCAGTGCCCAGAGGGAGAAGACTGCAGCCAAGGAGCAGCAGGG ggagaagacagatgTCCTGAGCAGTGATGACGACGCCCCAGACAGCCCTGTGATCCTCGAGATCCCCTCCTTGCCACCCTCCACTCCACCCTCCACTCCCACCTACAAGAAGTCCCTCCGCCTTTCCTCCGATCAGATT CGGCGCCTGAACCTGCAAGAAGGTGCCAATGATGTGGTGTTCAGTGTGACCACTCAGTACCAGGGCACCTGCCGCTGCAAGGCCACCATCTACCTGTGGAAATGGGACGACAAGGTGGTCATCTCTGACATCGACGGCACCATCACCAA GTCGGACGCTCTGGGTCATATCCTGCCCCAGCTGGGGAAAGACTGGACACACCAGGGCATCACCAGTCTCTATCACAAAATCCACCT AAATGGGTACAAGTTCCTGTACTGCTCGGCGCGGGCCATTGGCATGGCGGACCTCACCAAGGGGTACCTGCAGTGG AGAGGTGATTGA